AATTTACAAAATACTCgataaaaacacaaaatcacATTTTAGGATACAAATATAGCTTCAGTGTCCTTACATCCACATTATATTGGATTATAAAATCTAAACAGTATAAGCTCATATGTATTTCATTCCGAGTCACAGGATAGCAGCGGGACTCAAAACCACAAAAAGGACATTTGTAAGAAATTAATCTTCACACCATCATTAGCTGCTTGACTTCAATTTGATGTCCTGTACATTACATTCTGACACTCTGGCCCGGTTTGTGTCCATAATGTTacacaaaaatgaaatatatattACTACATACAGTATAATGTTATTTAAAAGTCACTTTCTTATATTACAGAATTgtaaagtggcatggtgaccaaTCAGTGTTGCTGGGCCAGGAGGCGGGACTTAAACGGAAATCACGAATCAAAGAGAGAGGAATACATTAAACCCGTTTGTGATTCGCTGTTCCGAAATTCACccaaatatgtttttctttctaaaaAATGCCGAAAGATGCTGCCTACAAAGAGCAGTGAATCAAGGAAGTAGAATGTCCCATTGCTGATTTGTGATTCGCTACTCGAGTTCGCCTTGTCGTAAATTTTTATGGGAATCTAACCTCCGTTATTGTCTGGAAAACACGTCTTGAAATATGAACTGAAATGCACATTGTCCGTAATTGTGACAGTTATTGTTCTCGTTTATTTTCCAAGCTCAGCGCATTGTTCGTGGAACTTAGTCTTCACTGTACGTCAAGAGGTCTCAGGGTGGCTCTCAGATGGCAGCGTTTGTGCTTCATGGTGAGGCCATACTCAGGCGTCATGTCCACGGGCTCGCCGGGTATGGTATGGAATTGCAACCTCTGGACGATAATAGCTAAGAAGAGGAAGACTTCCTGTCGCGCGATGACCTCGCCGATACAGCGGCGCTTGCCCAGGCCGAAGATCATCACCTTCTCGCCTTCTTGCTTATTAAGCTCTGTGCCGTCGTCACTCAAGAAGCGTTCCGGGTTGAAGGATGACGGATCCTTCCAGAGCTCACTGAAAGATGCGGGGAAAAATTTGTGGTCAAACTTCACCGCAAACCAATTATAGATGTAGCGTTCCACTTACGGGTCGTGATTGATTTGCCATTGATTGATGAAGACGCAGGTGTCTTTAGGAATGAAGAAGCCGTTCAGAGATGTGTCCTTTGTGGTGCTAAGAAGACAACAAGGTTAGATGTCACGCTgtcactacatctgaaaaaaaaaaaaaaaacttaccagTGGGGGATGGTAAAGGGCAGGAATGACGAGTGACGGAAGATTTCCAAGATGAAGGCCTCCAGGAGGGGCAGGTTGGCTTTGTCGGATAAAAGGGGAGAGCGCTGGAGTCCTACTTTGTTCTCTGGAATTGAAAAGATTTGATAAATTGTCTGCTCAGATGAAGGGAGGGGGAATTCCACTTTTCAGGTACTTACTCAGCTCCTGATTAAGCCTCTCCTGAATCTCCGGGTAAGCCACTAAGTACATGACGGACCAGGACAAGGCGGTCGAGATGGTGTCGAACCCTAAAGTGGGATCAAACTTCAGTTTATCTATTCAAAGTTGACTTTTGATCAATGCTGATGGTGCAATAGTCAGATGTCGTAACGTCCCTGGAACCACAAATGATCTCTACACCAGAGATCTGAAGGTGCCTATTAAAAATCCCCATCTAGGATGTTACACCATGAGACACTCACCTCCAAAGATCTACATTAGCATTCTAGACCGGAGACTACCAGTCCCTTTGGCGGTCCCCCATAACTTCAAAACATGCCACAAAGATCTCTAGTAACCTCAAGACCTTAGCTACCAGAGATCTTCAGTAACCTCTCTCGCCAATAATGACCCAACCCAATCAAAATAAATGGCTATGCTAACGAGTGAAGTCAAAAGAAGAACTCCAACTAACCTGCTCCGAAGAGGTCGTTGACGATCCCTACGATCTTGTTATCCGACACCTGGATGTTAGAATTCTCGTCCAGCTTCCTGTCCTCGCAGTGATCGATAAGGGAGTCGGTGATATCCCGAATGTTGTCCTAAAATTGGGAACTTTTGGTCAGATTTAACCCACCAATTATAATTTTAACACATCCAAACCCAataacttttttggggggggcaaaGTTTAAATGGATTTGAAGATTTTGAACACAATACTACTGTAGCGTTTGTGCATTTGGTGTGATGTCACAAAAATGTCAAACTTTTTATGTGATTGTTCTGATTGTGTTTCTCTTCTCAAAGAATTCATAAATTGAACAAAACTGAGTGAGAAATTGGAAGATAAATTATGATTTATGACGGGCGGGCAATACCTTGTTGAAAGAGGCGTAGTGGTCAACCACAATCTTCCTGACAAAGGTGTTGAAACGGTTATTGATGTCCACGAACGCCCTCATGCTGGCGCTGGGCAGATACTGAAGAGCCGGGATGAAATCGGCGGGATTGCCGCTGCCCACCACCTGTCCGAATTCATCGCTCAGATTCACCAGGCTCAGAAGTTCTTGATCGTCGTGGTCGTAACGGCGTCCGAAGCACATTCCGCAGATGACGTTAGCCACGGAGACGACGATATGCCGAAAGGGGTCGAAGCTTCCGTCGACTTTCATGACCTTCTCCAGCTGCTTCACCAGATACTCGCCCTCCTTGCAGATGTGCTCCTCCAGCATGCACGAGTACTGCGGCGAGGTGCCGTCCAGAGTTGCGAAAGATCTCAAGGCACTGTAGGCTAACTTCCGGCGAGCCCGCCACACACCCGCTTTGTCGGTACTGAAGGCCAAACTCTCGCCGTCGTTGATGTAGCGGAAGGAATACAGGTCGGGTCTGCCCGAGAAGTCCTCTCCCTGTTTGATGAGCGCCTGTCGCACCGTTTCGCCGCCGCTCAGCACCACCACGGGACGCATGCCGATCTGGATCTTGAAGACGGAGCCGTAGCGTTGGCTCATGGCGGTAAGACTCAGGTAAGGCCTTTTCCCCAATTGCAGTACGTTGCCGATGATAGGGAGGGGCTTGGGCCCCGGGAGCCTTCGGAGCCCCTCGGGAATGTTGCCGCGCATGGACTTGAGCAACAGGTAGACCAAACACAACGTGGTCACGGCCACCAGACCCTCCGACACGGACAAGGCCCCCACTAGCGGTAGTATCATTAGCGCCATGGCAACCGGCTTCGAAATTTCTGGCTGGAATATCAAAGCACCTGGAAATGGAGGCAGAGGAGCGTTGGGGCTGGGAAGTTGTGCAGCATGCCGAGAACTAacatttgatttattatttgaacTGAAGCTGAAGAAATGAATTTACCTTGAAGGAAAGAGATGCAATCCGAGAGGAGTCAACAAATTCCCAAATGCTCAGGCCCGAGTTGACACTTCTTGTGTCCCCAAAAGCCAGAATGGGCTTCTGCTTTATAGCGTGCTCCTCCACTTCATTGGCTGCAGCCCGTGATGTAATCACCCCTCCTTCTGTTTGTTATGAATGAAGTCTAGTGCGCtgagaaggtgtgtgtgtgtgtgtttgcatgtgtgatTGCATGTTTCGAAATGCTCTCGTGCATATGCGACAGATATTTATTACTTGAGCATGCTTTGATGTTGTTCATAAAGTCATTACGGGGCTGTGATTGGTTTCATTTTTATGACTAGAAACCTTAAATgaaaaaagaatgaataaagATGTAATGTTTTCACAACAAAATTAcgggattcttttttttgtgtacagCTGAGGTGTGGCATAAATTTACACAAAGTTTGTTTTGGGCTTTTAGCTGACGCCCGCAGCTTGCTGCAGGTTAAAACGGGTGTTTGCGCCTTTTTGGGTGTGAACACGAACGACTCTTTTCGCCGTCAGCAGAAGAAGCTCTTCAAattctctttaaaaaaaaaaataaaaaaataatcattaacaTGACAGAAGGAGAAACTGACTCTGCAGGGGGTCTAAGTGTGCAAAGTTTCTCAGGAAAGAAAAAAGgcctaaagtaaaaaaaaaaaaaaaagtcatattattacaagaataaaaacaaaacagtacagaaaaaaaaacgcaagaTTGCAAAAATTTTACTCGTCATGTTACAAGATTAGAAGAACAATGCGATAAGAATTTAATTGCCAGTCTAATATCCCTGCCGCTAAATTTACAATATCATTTGAGGGTCATGATGTGATGGCTGCTTGATACACTCGACTTTGATTACCCACTTGcacgttcaacaaaagtgaCGACTCAGctgtttttgtgtgcgtgtgtgtaatatGTGAATTTTGTTGTATGAAATTACACGTGGAGTCTAATAGTGCAGGGGTCGGTGTCGGGGGAGGGTTGCGCCGAGGTGGGAAAGGGCATCATGACAACATCTACCACCCAAGCAGAGCTAAGTCCTGATAAAGCACTCGGGTCGAATGCCATTGCGTGCTAGTACCTGTTAGCCGGAGTTAAACATTGACCAGTTGCGTGAGAGCGCAGCGATCAAACCTTCACCTCCCCTTTGAGGTTGCGAACCTTGCAGggcagggtggggtggggtggaggAGTATCCGAATGCGGGGGTAGACCGGTTCAATATGATCGTTATAAAAAAATTGGAGTTTCTCAGAGTTTGCAAAGTgaaaaaggtttaaaaaaattaattacttCTGGAATGTTATAAGAGAAAAGTTGCTGTGTTAATAGAATTAAGTTATCTTCTTTGAGATTATCTAGATAAACTAGAAATAATGTTACAAAAGAACTAATGAGATTATGAGAAACCCTGTTATGAGAATAAAGTTGTAATTTTACcggaatacatttttatttttcaccataatattaaattaaagcTTCATTCTTGTAATGTTATGATCTTCGCACCTCCTTTGATTTATTCATCATCACTCCTTGGTAAATTTAGGTGAAACAGCTGAATTGatttaaaaatacttttgatTGAAACAGTTAATGATTAATGCTCATGTTCGAAAGGATTACTTGCACATGTGGCATATTTTTGTGCGAAAACAAGCTCCGATGCCAAGATTGTGCAACATCAAGCattgtgaaacaaaacaaataaaacacacacaaaaaaaaacaaagcgaaAACTGTGAATTATTGTATTGTAATCTGCtttatttcgttttttttttttgtgctgtcgTCTTAATATTAATAGCTAAATGCACGGTTTATTGGCTTATGTATAAATCCGGCCTTGTCACGGCCAAATTATTTTGACAAGGTTTCAATCTTACCatccaacaataaataaataaataaataaataaataaataaataaataaataaaaataaactaacaaataaataaatacaaaggtATACatgagtaaaaaataaataaaaaataaataaaaataaacaaaaataactgaaaataaacaaaaagaaataaaaataaatttaaataaataaattatatataataataattattacgtACAAATCCGGCCTTGCCACAGCCAAATTATTTGGACAAGGTTTCAACCTTACCatccaacaataaataaataaataaataaataaataaataaataaataaataaactaacaaataaataaatacaaaggtatacatgaataaaaaaaaaataaaaaaaaaataaataaataaacaaaaataaactaacaaataaataaatacaaaggtatgcatgaataaaaaaaattaaaaaataaataaataaataaataaataaataaataaataaataaataaataaatactgtttTAGGTACGCCCAATATGCCAATTAGATTCCATGTGCAAAATGACTCGTGTATTAATGAATGTGATGTCATTGACTGGCAATGTTTGTCCACCGAAAAAGTCCATAAAATCAAAACGCAATGATAGCGTGGCCAAAAGTAgagacaggtataaattatagtGCTATTAGGCTGGCTTGTTGCGagaaagtgtgtgcgtgcgtgtagtgtgtgtgagcgtgtgtgcgtgcgtgcaagcGGTGCTTGCGTGAGAAGCGGAGGCTGGGTCCAGAGGAGGGGAGGGTCTCGGACTTGCGGACAATCCTAAATCTGCCGGCTCAAGTCACGCGAAGGCGGCACCCACTGCAAAAGACACACGAGGCTCTTAAACTGGCAGAACAAAGAACAACGCACGACCACCACTCCGatctgtgcgcgtgtgtgtgtgtgtgtgtgtagtgcgtgtgtgtgtgtagtgcaaGCGAGGATCTGGCGGCTTTGGAGTCATGCAATGTGCCACTCAGCCCTCACTCATCGTACTCATGCAAGGCAGCGAGGAACTGCACTGCTCTTTCAAAACAAGTTGAACAAATCAGGATTAAGATGCTGTCGCAAGCGTGCAGCAACACTTGATTCACTTTCCAGGTCGCTGTTGCCAATAAGCATTAGGGACACAGCCAAAATCAaacaatagttttaaattacagaggaaaaaagaaagtaggattttattgtgaaaaaaaggcaatgcattTCTGCGGGGAAATTCTATATAGTATATAGAATTTCCCCGCAGAAATGCATTGCCTTTTCTTCACAATAAAATactactttatttttattttatgacacaggggtgtcaagctcattttattttgtatagCTTATTTTGGAAggccattatgattgtcaacccaaataaatgtatgagcacctcatattatatatagtaaaagctacaaaataactcatttttaaatcagacgagtaaaaactggtcaaatattaaaaaaaaaatattattaaaagtgaagacattttgcaattctagtaatgacacgaatttgatgcacaatttgtcttaaaataaaataatgaataaaatgatgtggcgggccgtatctggcccccgggccttgggtttgacacctgtgctataTAGCATCAGAAAAagttcattgaaaaaaaaaaaagtttatttttgagaaaaactgCATGTGCAATATCTTGATGCTGCACCTGTGGGGTGGATGGATTATTTTGGCAAAGTGATTtagacaaatttgcaaaaattaTTAGAAAGTTTTTGTGACACAACTTTAGGCCACACAGCTGGACAGTAAGGTCACATAGCGGAGAGCAGTTGAGGAATGGCTGGTAGAAGCTTCTTAAACAGATTAAAAGTGATCACATGGTCCCTTGCAGGAAGTGAGCTACTGTTAGCAAGTTAGCTGAGCTGAGCTAAGCAGCAGGGTGAGTATCAGGACACGCACAAAAGCAGATGAGCTGGAATTAATACAAGTCGACTCCCTGTGTCTTTTCAGGCCTGGATTCTTAAgcctttttttgtgggtctatctTGGGGTAGAAAAGTGAAAACAGGTTCAGACGCTGGATTTTTACAATTGATTGTGCAACAATTTCAGTTTTACAGCAATTTTAAGAGGCGCTACTGTGGGAGCTTGAAAAGAAAATTGTGGAGTCATTGTGTATTTTCAGGCATGGCTTCTGGAG
This genomic window from Syngnathus scovelli strain Florida chromosome 4, RoL_Ssco_1.2, whole genome shotgun sequence contains:
- the cyp1a gene encoding cytochrome P450 1A1 gives rise to the protein MALMILPLVGALSVSEGLVAVTTLCLVYLLLKSMRGNIPEGLRRLPGPKPLPIIGNVLQLGKRPYLSLTAMSQRYGSVFKIQIGMRPVVVLSGGETVRQALIKQGEDFSGRPDLYSFRYINDGESLAFSTDKAGVWRARRKLAYSALRSFATLDGTSPQYSCMLEEHICKEGEYLVKQLEKVMKVDGSFDPFRHIVVSVANVICGMCFGRRYDHDDQELLSLVNLSDEFGQVVGSGNPADFIPALQYLPSASMRAFVDINNRFNTFVRKIVVDHYASFNKDNIRDITDSLIDHCEDRKLDENSNIQVSDNKIVGIVNDLFGAGFDTISTALSWSVMYLVAYPEIQERLNQELKNKVGLQRSPLLSDKANLPLLEAFILEIFRHSSFLPFTIPHCTTKDTSLNGFFIPKDTCVFINQWQINHDPELWKDPSSFNPERFLSDDGTELNKQEGEKVMIFGLGKRRCIGEVIARQEVFLFLAIIVQRLQFHTIPGEPVDMTPEYGLTMKHKRCHLRATLRPLDVQ